The Corynebacterium jeddahense genome has a window encoding:
- a CDS encoding FxsA family protein produces MPIFFLAYVVVEALAFFLVAKLIGVGWALLAAILLMILGGAISTNELRKALFDAVDGRTSVGQLAGDSALLIAGWALSVVPGFVTSLLGLPLVFAPTRAIVRRTMTSRVRARVEDLGAAVYAATPLGQQTTSYGSFADPARPAGGAGSTSAERHEVIDAEELEQWYRMDGGGER; encoded by the coding sequence ATGCCGATTTTCTTTCTCGCCTACGTTGTCGTCGAAGCGCTGGCCTTCTTCCTCGTGGCCAAGCTCATCGGGGTGGGCTGGGCGCTGCTCGCGGCCATCCTGCTCATGATCCTCGGCGGGGCGATTTCCACGAACGAGCTGCGCAAGGCCCTGTTCGACGCCGTGGACGGACGTACGAGCGTCGGGCAGCTGGCGGGGGATTCCGCGCTGCTCATCGCCGGCTGGGCGCTCAGCGTCGTGCCGGGCTTTGTCACCTCGCTGCTCGGCCTGCCGCTCGTGTTCGCCCCGACGCGCGCTATCGTGCGCCGCACCATGACCTCGCGCGTGCGCGCCCGGGTGGAAGACCTCGGCGCCGCCGTGTACGCGGCGACGCCGCTCGGGCAGCAGACCACCTCCTACGGCAGCTTCGCGGACCCGGCCCGCCCCGCCGGCGGCGCGGGCTCGACGAGCGCAGAGCGTCACGAGGTCATCGACGCCGAGGAGCTCGAACAGTGGTACCGGATGGACGGCGGGGGAGAGCGCTAG
- a CDS encoding M24 family metallopeptidase → MSVFDASVYRARRASAVELVNDRAMGGLVIGTGAEFAFLTGSFASSHERLTALVVAPDGLRVVAPLTDIGSLGLGGADDVEVVGWRDGEDPYELVAEVLGGGEVGLGSSLTADHVFALQARVADTVLASDAVAELFMVKDPLEVEQLAAAGAAIDRVHERAAALLVPGTTEREVAAQLEAIILEEHERVEFVIVGSGPNGANPHHDFSDRVLAAGDPVVVDLGGALASGYQSDCTRTHVVGGADAAPAEFREAYAVLERAFDAACAAARPGITAGELDAAARDVIAEAGYGECFTHRLGHGIGLAGHEQPFIIAGSDTVLREGMAFSIEPGIYVPGKWGARIEDIVVLTEGGVEHLNTTGHGLGEARA, encoded by the coding sequence ATGAGTGTCTTTGATGCAAGCGTGTACCGGGCGCGGCGGGCCAGCGCCGTCGAGCTGGTGAACGACCGGGCGATGGGCGGGCTGGTGATCGGCACCGGCGCGGAGTTCGCCTTCCTCACCGGATCGTTCGCTTCCTCGCACGAGCGCCTCACCGCGCTCGTGGTCGCGCCGGACGGGCTGCGGGTGGTCGCCCCGCTGACGGACATCGGCTCGCTCGGGCTCGGCGGCGCGGACGACGTCGAGGTGGTCGGCTGGCGCGACGGCGAAGACCCGTACGAGCTCGTCGCCGAGGTGCTCGGCGGGGGCGAGGTGGGGCTGGGCTCGTCGCTCACGGCGGACCACGTATTCGCGCTCCAGGCGCGCGTGGCGGACACCGTCCTCGCCTCCGACGCGGTGGCGGAGCTGTTCATGGTGAAAGACCCGCTCGAGGTCGAGCAGCTCGCCGCGGCGGGCGCGGCGATCGACCGGGTGCACGAGCGCGCGGCCGCGCTCCTCGTGCCTGGGACCACCGAGCGCGAGGTGGCGGCGCAGCTCGAGGCGATAATCCTCGAGGAGCACGAACGCGTCGAATTCGTCATCGTCGGCTCCGGCCCGAACGGCGCCAACCCGCACCACGACTTCTCCGACCGCGTCCTCGCGGCGGGCGACCCGGTCGTGGTGGACCTCGGCGGCGCGCTCGCCTCGGGCTACCAGTCCGACTGCACGCGCACCCACGTCGTCGGCGGCGCCGACGCCGCCCCGGCCGAGTTCCGCGAGGCGTACGCCGTGCTCGAGCGTGCCTTCGACGCCGCGTGCGCTGCGGCGCGGCCGGGCATCACGGCAGGCGAGCTCGACGCCGCGGCGCGCGACGTCATCGCGGAGGCCGGCTACGGCGAGTGCTTCACGCACCGCCTCGGCCACGGCATCGGCCTAGCCGGCCACGAGCAGCCGTTCATCATCGCCGGCAGCGACACCGTCCTGCGCGAAGGCATGGCGTTTTCCATCGAGCCGGGCATCTACGTGCCGGGCAAATGGGGCGCGCGCATCGAGGACATCGTCGTGCTCACCGAGGGCGGCGTCGAGCACCTCAACACCACGGGCCACGGGCTGGGAGAGGCGCGTGCGTAG
- a CDS encoding trypsin-like serine peptidase — MPSALPRSIARLTASGAGYCSGVLIAPDIVATCAHFFRPGRSQVQVRIDGLTVPSASTQVLAGTDIALVRLARRVAAQPLPLGPSPRPLSRTVTFGFGARAAAPAARPGVFLGELPVSYSCTFATRVRPAGFVYADPPAVKGDSGGPVLVGGRVIGLQSLILNPGGRNLRLSTVALWPAGPNGPADALHQLG; from the coding sequence GTGCCTTCCGCCCTGCCCCGATCGATCGCGCGCCTCACCGCCTCGGGGGCCGGGTACTGCTCGGGGGTGCTCATCGCCCCCGACATCGTGGCCACGTGCGCCCACTTCTTCCGCCCGGGACGCTCGCAGGTGCAGGTGCGTATCGACGGCCTCACGGTCCCCTCCGCCTCCACCCAGGTCCTCGCCGGCACCGACATCGCCCTCGTGCGGCTCGCGCGTCGCGTCGCGGCCCAGCCCTTGCCGCTCGGTCCCTCCCCGCGGCCGCTGAGCCGCACGGTCACGTTCGGTTTCGGCGCCCGCGCCGCCGCGCCCGCCGCGCGCCCGGGCGTGTTCCTCGGCGAACTGCCGGTGTCGTACTCGTGCACCTTCGCCACGCGCGTGCGCCCCGCGGGCTTCGTCTACGCCGACCCGCCCGCCGTCAAGGGCGATTCCGGGGGCCCGGTGCTCGTCGGCGGGCGCGTCATCGGGCTGCAGTCGCTCATCCTCAACCCCGGCGGGCGCAACCTGCGCCTGTCCACCGTCGCGCTGTGGCCGGCGGGGCCGAACGGGCCCGCCGACGCACTGCACCAATTGGGATAG
- a CDS encoding SDR family NAD(P)-dependent oxidoreductase — protein MRSAAAAAARPGTVLLLGARSDIGGEVTARVCAGREVVLAARGGAGLGDVEKRLLDAGAAGVRAVDFDATDLESHRRVVREAGEVTTAIVAFGILGDQALAERDEREAARIAAVDYLAQVSMLTVLADEMERGEIYAFSSIAGWRPRRANYVYGSTKAGLDAFCQGLMDRLHGTSLHLILARPGFVIGSMTEGMKPAVMSVTPDVVADAVVAAAGKGRSATVWIPRRLAALAAVMRIVPRPIWRRMPR, from the coding sequence GTGCGTAGCGCGGCCGCAGCGGCGGCGCGCCCTGGTACTGTCCTGCTCCTCGGCGCGCGCAGCGACATCGGCGGCGAGGTGACTGCCCGCGTGTGCGCCGGCCGGGAGGTCGTGCTCGCGGCCAGGGGCGGGGCGGGCCTGGGGGACGTCGAGAAGCGGCTGCTCGACGCCGGGGCCGCGGGCGTGCGCGCGGTGGACTTTGACGCGACTGATCTGGAGTCGCACCGCCGCGTCGTGCGCGAGGCGGGCGAGGTGACCACGGCGATCGTCGCGTTCGGCATCCTCGGCGACCAGGCGCTCGCGGAGCGCGACGAGCGTGAGGCGGCGCGTATCGCTGCCGTCGACTACCTCGCGCAGGTCTCCATGCTCACCGTCCTCGCGGACGAGATGGAGCGCGGCGAGATCTACGCGTTTTCCTCCATCGCCGGGTGGCGGCCGCGGCGCGCGAACTACGTCTACGGCTCGACGAAGGCCGGCCTCGACGCGTTCTGCCAGGGGCTCATGGACCGGCTCCACGGCACGTCGCTGCACCTCATCCTCGCCCGCCCCGGTTTCGTCATCGGGTCCATGACGGAGGGGATGAAGCCGGCGGTGATGTCGGTGACGCCGGACGTGGTCGCGGACGCCGTTGTCGCCGCCGCGGGCAAGGGGAGAAGCGCGACGGTGTGGATCCCGCGCCGCCTCGCCGCACTCGCGGCGGTCATGCGGATCGTGCCGCGCCCAATCTGGCGGCGGATGCCGAGATAG
- the pafA gene encoding Pup--protein ligase: protein MATGYPRRIMGVETEFGIAAYDGARQVLAPEEIARYLFRPVVAAHRSSNVYVGNAARLYLDVGSHPEYATAECDSLSQLLAHDKAGERIFVGLAKTADEALRADGVGGATYLFKNNVDSRGNSYGTHENYLVSRELALKSFGQQFLPFLITRQLICGAGKIAGGRFLISQRADQVWEGVSSATTRTRPIINTRDEPHGDSHRFRRMHVIVGDSNMSEPTFALKVGSMLLVIEMLEAGFDLPDMELSDPISHIRDIAADPAGSTALDLSAGGTVTALEVQRRTLEAATRWLAVRPDEGTPNEEMARVVELWGRVLDAIETQDFSGVDQEIDWVIKRRLLEQVKDKLGCGWGHPKLAQVDLTYHDIDPDRGLFYLLQRKGLAKRWITDADIERAVAAPPETTRAAIRGEFLDAVRERGLAHNVDWVNLKVNRLEPRTVELLDPFAATDPAAAELIDWVRQQPAEE, encoded by the coding sequence ATGGCCACCGGGTACCCGCGCCGCATCATGGGCGTGGAAACGGAGTTCGGCATCGCCGCGTACGACGGCGCGCGCCAGGTGCTCGCGCCCGAGGAAATCGCCCGCTACCTGTTCCGCCCCGTGGTGGCCGCGCACCGCAGCTCGAACGTCTACGTCGGTAACGCAGCCCGGCTCTACCTCGACGTCGGCTCGCACCCCGAGTACGCCACCGCGGAGTGCGACTCGCTCTCGCAGCTGCTCGCGCACGACAAGGCGGGCGAGCGCATCTTCGTCGGGTTGGCCAAGACCGCGGACGAGGCGCTGCGCGCCGACGGCGTCGGCGGCGCGACGTACCTGTTCAAGAACAACGTCGACTCGCGCGGCAACTCCTACGGGACCCACGAGAACTACCTGGTCAGCCGCGAGCTGGCGCTGAAGTCGTTCGGTCAGCAGTTCCTGCCGTTCCTCATCACCCGCCAGCTCATCTGTGGCGCAGGCAAGATCGCCGGCGGCCGCTTCCTCATCTCCCAGCGCGCCGACCAGGTGTGGGAGGGCGTCTCGTCGGCGACGACGCGCACGCGCCCGATTATCAACACCCGCGACGAGCCGCACGGGGACTCGCACCGGTTCCGCCGCATGCACGTCATTGTGGGCGACTCGAACATGTCCGAGCCGACGTTCGCGCTGAAGGTCGGCTCGATGCTGCTGGTCATCGAGATGCTCGAGGCCGGCTTCGACCTGCCGGACATGGAGCTTTCCGACCCGATCTCGCACATCCGGGACATTGCCGCCGACCCGGCGGGCAGCACGGCGCTCGACCTCTCCGCCGGCGGAACCGTTACCGCGCTGGAGGTGCAGCGCCGCACGCTCGAGGCAGCGACGCGCTGGCTCGCCGTGCGCCCCGACGAGGGCACGCCGAACGAGGAGATGGCCCGGGTCGTCGAGCTGTGGGGCAGGGTGCTCGACGCGATTGAGACCCAGGACTTCTCGGGCGTGGACCAGGAGATCGACTGGGTGATCAAGCGCAGGTTGCTGGAGCAGGTGAAAGACAAGCTCGGCTGCGGGTGGGGCCACCCGAAGCTCGCGCAGGTGGACCTCACCTACCACGACATCGACCCGGACCGCGGCCTGTTCTACCTGCTGCAGCGCAAGGGCCTGGCGAAGCGCTGGATCACGGACGCGGACATCGAGCGCGCCGTCGCGGCCCCGCCGGAGACCACCCGCGCGGCGATCCGCGGAGAATTCCTGGACGCCGTGCGCGAGCGCGGTCTTGCGCATAATGTCGACTGGGTGAACCTCAAGGTCAACCGTTTAGAGCCGCGCACGGTCGAGCTGCTCGACCCGTTCGCCGCCACCGACCCCGCCGCGGCGGAGCTCATCGACTGGGTTCGCCAGCAGCCGGCGGAGGAGTAG
- the tatC gene encoding twin-arginine translocase subunit TatC, giving the protein MTLVEHLQELRQRIIVSLVAVTVGTVIGFIWYQSAPPHIMSLGEIIRGPYCNLPSDLRADFTGEGECRLLATSPFEMFMLRLKVGALAGVVLASPVWLTEIWKFITPGLHKNERRYTLTFVTLAVVLFVAGALLAYFVLDKGLYVLMSMGSEVQVAALTGGEYYSFLIALIVIFGVSFEVPLVIVMLNLVGVLRYEHVKDKRRGIIVLIFIFAAVMTPGQDPFSMVALALSICVLVEAAFQFCRVHDRKRNEERPAWMDLDDEEASGPIEAPAPIGTAGRITAEPIEAPAPIRSAPARRPGGADTQRAPKQGFEGGADFGDVL; this is encoded by the coding sequence ATGACGCTGGTGGAGCACCTCCAGGAGCTCCGCCAGCGCATCATCGTGTCGCTTGTCGCCGTCACCGTCGGCACCGTCATCGGCTTCATCTGGTACCAGAGCGCGCCGCCGCACATCATGTCGCTCGGGGAGATCATCAGGGGGCCGTACTGCAACTTGCCGAGTGACCTGCGCGCGGACTTCACCGGCGAAGGGGAGTGCCGGCTGCTGGCCACGAGCCCGTTTGAGATGTTCATGCTGCGCCTCAAGGTGGGTGCGCTCGCGGGCGTGGTGCTCGCGTCGCCGGTGTGGCTCACGGAGATCTGGAAGTTCATCACCCCCGGCCTGCACAAGAACGAGCGCCGCTACACCCTCACCTTTGTCACGCTCGCCGTCGTGCTCTTCGTCGCCGGCGCGCTGCTCGCGTACTTCGTGCTGGATAAGGGACTCTACGTGCTTATGTCCATGGGCTCGGAGGTCCAGGTCGCGGCGCTGACCGGCGGGGAGTACTACAGCTTCCTCATCGCCCTCATCGTCATCTTCGGCGTGAGCTTCGAGGTGCCGCTCGTCATCGTCATGCTCAACCTCGTCGGCGTGCTGCGCTACGAGCACGTCAAGGACAAGCGGCGCGGCATCATCGTGCTCATCTTCATCTTCGCCGCGGTGATGACGCCGGGGCAGGATCCGTTCTCGATGGTCGCGCTCGCCCTGTCCATCTGCGTGCTCGTCGAGGCGGCGTTCCAGTTCTGTCGCGTCCACGACCGGAAGCGCAACGAGGAACGCCCCGCGTGGATGGACCTCGACGACGAGGAAGCCTCCGGGCCGATCGAGGCGCCGGCGCCGATCGGTACGGCGGGGCGCATCACAGCGGAGCCCATCGAGGCGCCCGCCCCGATTCGCTCGGCGCCCGCGCGGCGGCCGGGAGGCGCGGATACGCAACGCGCGCCGAAACAAGGCTTCGAGGGCGGGGCCGATTTCGGCGACGTACTCTAG
- a CDS encoding helix-turn-helix transcriptional regulator has translation MGNELQRQERVVRLLNLLAYASNHPGLTPLEIARDLGADPMQVRDDFNLLFLSGVGTGPGEMIDLEYSWKGVHIVDDQGMTTPLRLAPAEASALLVLLDSLETMPGLVDASAVRSAAAKIRAVANSRGVSDAEHPTEAGIAVTIADALAQRRPLEVTYYSASSDATTRRRIAPANLFHESGNTYLRAAEAGEMKTFRLDRIKDALLLDAPSGPAEPNTGAAGPAFDPADPFGMAGRAQARLLIHPDATWLADYWEIELEPARTSGDGGADDVDGGRESAAWIPATMRYGSEDWLVRFCLGQADRVRIVEPEELAAEVVARARRAIEALH, from the coding sequence ATGGGCAACGAACTCCAGCGCCAGGAGCGGGTGGTGCGCCTGCTCAACCTGCTGGCCTACGCGTCGAACCACCCCGGGCTCACGCCGCTCGAGATCGCCCGGGACCTCGGCGCGGACCCGATGCAGGTGCGCGACGACTTCAACCTGCTGTTCCTCTCCGGCGTGGGCACCGGGCCGGGGGAGATGATCGACCTCGAGTACTCCTGGAAGGGCGTGCACATTGTCGACGACCAGGGGATGACCACGCCGCTGCGCCTCGCCCCCGCGGAGGCGAGCGCGCTGCTCGTCCTACTCGATTCCCTCGAGACGATGCCCGGCCTCGTCGACGCCAGCGCGGTGCGCTCGGCCGCCGCGAAAATCCGGGCGGTGGCGAACTCGCGCGGCGTGAGCGACGCGGAACATCCCACGGAGGCCGGCATCGCGGTCACTATCGCCGACGCGCTCGCGCAGCGCCGCCCGCTCGAGGTGACGTACTACTCGGCGTCCTCCGACGCCACCACGCGCCGCCGCATCGCCCCGGCGAACCTCTTCCACGAGTCCGGCAACACCTACCTGCGCGCCGCCGAGGCGGGGGAGATGAAGACGTTCCGGCTCGACCGGATCAAGGACGCGTTGCTTCTCGACGCTCCTTCGGGCCCCGCCGAGCCCAACACCGGCGCCGCCGGCCCGGCGTTCGACCCCGCCGACCCGTTTGGCATGGCCGGGCGGGCCCAGGCGCGGCTGCTCATCCACCCGGACGCGACGTGGCTGGCGGACTACTGGGAAATCGAGCTCGAACCCGCACGAACTTCCGGGGACGGGGGCGCCGACGACGTGGACGGCGGCCGCGAATCCGCTGCGTGGATCCCCGCCACAATGCGCTACGGCAGCGAGGATTGGCTGGTGAGGTTCTGCCTCGGGCAGGCGGACCGGGTGCGCATCGTCGAACCGGAGGAGTTGGCCGCGGAGGTGGTGGCGCGCGCGAGGCGGGCGATCGAGGCGTTACACTGA
- a CDS encoding DEAD/DEAH box helicase: MLSPENSTTFLSEFANAKPFELDDFQLRACAAVEEDRGVLVCAPTGSGKTIVGEFAVALALRRGTKCFYTTPIKALSNQKYHDLVAEHGADAVGLLTGDTSINGSAEIVVMTTEVLRNMLYAESPQLDRLTHVVMDEIHYLADRERGAVWEEIILNLDDSVSVIGLSATVSNSEEFGEWLAAVRGDTEVIVSEHRPVPLSQYMMVGRKMLPLFEPGSDGRVNHALEHAIERVEAGSSDEGRRDFEEGRGFRSRSRGGRSGRTRGQDKVRPVGRPETVSVLQGQDMLPAIVFIFSRAGCDGALFQCLRSRKELTTPEERELIATLIDEGVTGIPDEDLEVLNFRQLRTAWMRGFAAHHAGLLPAFKHIVEQLFVRGLVKVVFATETLALGINMPARTVVLEKLVKFNGEAHVDLTPGQYTQLTGRAGRRGIDHIGNAVVQWAPAMDPHEVAGLASTRTYPLISQFQPGYNMAINMLAMNGYEDSIRLIEQSFAQFQTDRSVVGEVRDIERLQAKVRELRAALERDIARFAPPSDDPAAELVEYSQLRRDLSDAEKKARRDALDSRQTETVRVLGRLQVGEVIALPGKRSPELAAVVQAAGKPNDPRPWVTTERGWSGRIDAASFRNPPVVVGRIKVPRHMQDQPRKHARKVADMLHRGHFNAPKRLREEARVRPNKQVTALREAIRNHPVHAWPAHERELLARTAEEIVREERRLAAVERRIDDSTDSLGRTFERIIGLLAEMDYVEIVGGEPQVTDEGERLSRIHSVSDLLVAQCLKRGIWDGLDPAELAGVASMVVFENRRATGGSPEAATDAMADAMNETMRVYNELVSDEQRHRLPATRLPDPGFSLSVHQWTAGAPLGYALAAAAESGAELTPGDFVRWCRQVIDLLEQIKKTGYSEQIRDNANRAVDAIRRGVVAIGN, encoded by the coding sequence ATGCTTTCCCCCGAGAACTCAACGACCTTCCTGAGCGAATTCGCGAACGCGAAGCCGTTCGAGCTCGACGACTTCCAGCTCCGCGCCTGCGCTGCGGTCGAGGAGGATCGGGGGGTACTCGTCTGCGCGCCGACCGGATCGGGCAAGACGATCGTCGGGGAGTTCGCGGTGGCGCTCGCGCTGCGGCGGGGGACGAAGTGCTTCTACACCACGCCGATTAAGGCGCTGAGCAACCAGAAGTACCACGACCTCGTCGCCGAGCACGGCGCGGACGCGGTGGGGCTGCTCACCGGCGATACCAGCATCAACGGCTCGGCGGAGATCGTGGTGATGACCACCGAGGTCCTGCGCAACATGCTCTACGCGGAGTCGCCCCAGCTCGACCGGCTCACGCACGTGGTCATGGACGAGATCCACTACCTCGCGGACCGCGAGCGCGGCGCGGTGTGGGAGGAGATCATCCTCAACCTCGACGACTCGGTGAGCGTCATCGGCCTGTCTGCGACCGTGTCCAACTCGGAGGAGTTCGGCGAGTGGCTCGCGGCGGTACGCGGCGACACCGAGGTCATCGTCTCCGAGCACCGCCCGGTGCCGCTGAGCCAGTACATGATGGTCGGGCGCAAGATGCTCCCGCTGTTCGAGCCGGGGTCTGACGGGCGCGTCAACCACGCACTCGAGCACGCCATTGAGCGCGTCGAGGCCGGCTCCTCCGATGAGGGCCGCCGCGACTTCGAGGAGGGCCGAGGCTTTCGCTCCCGCTCGCGCGGCGGGCGCAGCGGCCGCACCCGCGGCCAGGACAAGGTCCGCCCGGTCGGCCGGCCGGAGACCGTTTCCGTGCTGCAGGGCCAGGACATGCTCCCAGCGATCGTCTTCATCTTCTCCCGCGCCGGCTGCGACGGCGCCCTGTTCCAGTGCCTGCGCTCGCGCAAGGAGCTGACCACGCCGGAGGAGCGGGAGCTCATCGCAACGCTTATCGACGAAGGCGTGACCGGCATCCCCGACGAAGACCTCGAGGTGCTCAACTTCCGCCAGCTGCGCACCGCCTGGATGCGTGGCTTCGCGGCCCACCACGCCGGCCTGCTGCCCGCGTTCAAGCACATCGTCGAGCAGCTGTTCGTCCGCGGCCTAGTCAAGGTCGTCTTCGCCACCGAGACGCTCGCGCTGGGCATCAATATGCCGGCGCGCACCGTCGTGCTGGAGAAGCTGGTGAAGTTCAACGGCGAGGCCCACGTAGACCTTACGCCCGGCCAGTACACGCAGCTCACCGGGCGCGCTGGACGCCGCGGCATCGACCACATCGGCAACGCAGTCGTGCAGTGGGCGCCGGCGATGGACCCGCACGAGGTGGCCGGGCTCGCGTCGACACGCACGTACCCGCTCATCTCCCAGTTCCAGCCCGGCTACAACATGGCCATCAACATGCTGGCCATGAACGGCTACGAGGATTCGATCCGCCTCATCGAGCAGTCCTTCGCCCAGTTCCAAACCGACCGCTCCGTGGTCGGCGAGGTGCGCGACATCGAGCGGCTCCAGGCGAAGGTGCGTGAGCTGCGCGCCGCCCTCGAACGCGACATCGCGCGCTTCGCCCCGCCGTCGGACGACCCCGCGGCCGAGCTCGTCGAGTACTCGCAGCTGCGCCGGGACCTCAGCGACGCGGAGAAGAAGGCGCGGCGCGACGCGCTGGACAGCCGACAGACCGAGACGGTGCGCGTGCTCGGCCGCCTCCAGGTCGGCGAGGTCATCGCCCTGCCCGGCAAGCGCTCGCCCGAACTCGCCGCCGTGGTCCAGGCGGCGGGCAAGCCGAACGACCCCCGGCCGTGGGTGACTACCGAGCGCGGCTGGTCCGGCCGCATCGACGCCGCCTCGTTCCGCAACCCGCCCGTCGTGGTGGGGCGCATCAAGGTTCCGCGCCACATGCAGGACCAGCCGCGCAAGCACGCCCGCAAGGTCGCCGACATGCTGCACCGCGGCCACTTCAACGCGCCGAAGCGCCTGCGCGAGGAGGCGCGGGTGCGGCCGAACAAGCAGGTCACCGCGTTGCGCGAGGCGATCCGCAACCACCCCGTGCACGCCTGGCCGGCCCACGAGCGCGAGCTACTCGCCCGCACCGCGGAGGAGATCGTGCGCGAGGAGCGCCGGCTCGCCGCGGTGGAGCGCCGCATCGACGACTCGACGGACTCGTTGGGACGCACCTTCGAGCGCATCATCGGGCTGCTCGCGGAGATGGACTACGTCGAGATTGTCGGCGGCGAACCGCAGGTGACCGACGAGGGCGAGCGCCTGTCGCGCATCCACAGCGTGTCGGACCTGCTCGTCGCGCAGTGCCTCAAGCGCGGCATCTGGGACGGGCTCGACCCGGCGGAGCTCGCGGGGGTGGCCTCGATGGTGGTCTTCGAGAACCGGCGCGCCACCGGGGGCTCGCCGGAAGCCGCCACCGACGCGATGGCGGACGCGATGAACGAGACGATGCGCGTATACAACGAGCTCGTGTCCGACGAGCAGCGCCATCGCCTGCCCGCCACGCGTCTGCCCGACCCGGGCTTTAGCCTCTCCGTCCACCAGTGGACCGCGGGCGCGCCGCTCGGCTACGCGCTCGCCGCGGCGGCGGAATCCGGCGCAGAGCTCACCCCGGGCGACTTCGTGCGCTGGTGCCGGCAGGTGATCGACCTGCTCGAGCAGATCAAGAAGACCGGCTACTCCGAGCAGATCCGGGACAACGCCAACCGGGCGGTGGACGCGATCCGCCGCGGCGTGGTGGCCATCGGCAACTAG
- a CDS encoding ubiquitin-like protein Pup: MATQQTHAAGGGNRDEGGDDFDAGQAQINTSGTEDLLDEIDALLDSNAEEFVKSFVQKGGQ; this comes from the coding sequence ATGGCTACGCAACAGACACACGCCGCCGGCGGCGGCAACCGCGACGAGGGCGGGGACGACTTCGACGCGGGCCAGGCCCAGATCAACACCAGCGGCACGGAGGACTTGCTCGACGAGATCGACGCGCTGCTCGACTCGAACGCCGAGGAGTTCGTGAAGTCCTTCGTGCAAAAGGGCGGGCAGTAG
- a CDS encoding helix-turn-helix transcriptional regulator, whose protein sequence is MANDNDMVVRQVGLTFALLASPGKRDVAWVQAHVDGYGGRTRDAAAHLLDRDVRDLRRLGVPARYVDGEVWVNKDLYELPPVDLTPEEASVVGLAADLSKPGSLGEFARSGWTKLAASGATRGNESTALSSVSNDIFQLRPETLRDIVACAEAKQRMSFDFVRAPGKEPERREVDPWGVVSLNNRAYFVGYDIDRGAERVFRVKKISRVKKVKHADAFHEPTRPLQQIVEESLRGETVDATVRVTVGVGDELAARGTRDGETITLTGVDRDWAVRAIAALAGNVVSVEPDGVRDDVVKLLRAAAERGE, encoded by the coding sequence GTGGCCAACGACAACGACATGGTCGTGCGCCAAGTTGGGCTCACCTTCGCGTTGCTCGCCTCGCCGGGCAAGCGCGACGTGGCTTGGGTGCAGGCGCATGTCGATGGCTACGGCGGTCGCACCCGGGACGCGGCCGCCCACCTCCTCGACCGCGACGTGCGCGATCTGCGCCGCCTCGGCGTCCCCGCCCGCTACGTCGACGGTGAGGTCTGGGTGAACAAGGACCTCTACGAGTTGCCGCCCGTCGACCTCACCCCGGAGGAGGCGTCCGTCGTCGGGCTCGCCGCCGACCTGAGCAAGCCGGGCTCGCTCGGCGAGTTCGCCCGCTCGGGGTGGACAAAGCTCGCCGCCTCCGGCGCCACCCGCGGGAACGAATCGACCGCACTGTCGTCGGTGTCCAACGACATCTTCCAGCTGCGCCCCGAGACGCTGCGCGACATCGTCGCCTGCGCGGAGGCGAAGCAACGCATGTCCTTCGACTTCGTGCGCGCCCCCGGTAAGGAGCCGGAGCGGCGCGAGGTGGACCCGTGGGGCGTGGTGTCGCTGAACAACCGGGCTTACTTCGTCGGCTACGACATCGACCGCGGCGCGGAGCGCGTGTTCCGGGTGAAGAAGATCTCGCGGGTGAAGAAGGTAAAGCACGCGGACGCGTTCCACGAGCCGACGCGCCCGCTGCAGCAGATCGTGGAGGAGTCGCTGCGCGGCGAGACGGTCGACGCCACCGTGCGGGTCACCGTCGGCGTCGGCGACGAGCTCGCGGCGCGCGGCACCCGCGACGGGGAGACCATCACCCTTACCGGGGTGGATCGCGACTGGGCGGTGCGCGCGATTGCGGCGCTTGCCGGCAACGTGGTCTCGGTGGAGCCGGATGGGGTGCGGGACGACGTCGTCAAGCTACTGCGCGCTGCCGCGGAAAGGGGCGAGTGA
- the tatA gene encoding Sec-independent protein translocase subunit TatA, which produces MPNLGWTELLIILFVVLLLFGANKLPDLARSMGRSARIFKSEVKEMRNDDEQPAAPQQHQIESATAQETRSAAQDADFWERPENQPR; this is translated from the coding sequence ATGCCGAACCTCGGTTGGACGGAACTCCTCATCATCCTCTTCGTCGTGCTGCTACTGTTCGGCGCGAACAAGCTCCCGGACCTCGCGCGCTCGATGGGCCGCTCCGCGCGCATCTTCAAGTCCGAGGTCAAGGAGATGCGCAACGACGACGAGCAGCCGGCGGCCCCCCAGCAGCACCAGATCGAGTCCGCGACCGCGCAGGAGACCCGCAGCGCCGCGCAGGACGCCGACTTCTGGGAGCGCCCGGAGAACCAGCCGCGCTAG